The DNA sequence AAAAATTTACATTTATTTTTTATAACTAATTTACAATTTTGACCAATATTTTGTTTCTTAATTAATCATGATGAATAAACCCACAAGAATTTTACAAGTGCTAACTATAATGAACAGAGGTGGTGCTGAAAATATGATTATGAATTATTACAGATCTATTGATAAAAGCAAAATTCAATTCGACTTTTTATTGCATAGAAAAGATGAAGGTGCTTTTGATGATGAAATCTTGAGTTTAGGAGGCAAGCTGTTTAAAATGGACCCCATAAGTGTTAAATCATATTCTAATTACAAAAAACAATTAAAGTCTTTTTTTACAGACCATCCAGAATACCATATAGTTCACAGCCACTTAGATACCTTAAGCTTTATCGTTTTAAAAGCGGCTAAAGAAGCTGGGGTAAATATTAGAATAGGTCACAATCATTTAGCTATTGAACCTTTTGGCTTAAAAAAGATTTTTAAGAAACAAACGGATTTAAAAGAAGTCTTAAAAGACCTTTTCAAGTTTTCCATTCGATCCAAAGTAGGCAAATATGCAACACATTATTTTGCTTGTGGTGAAAAAGCAGGGGTTTGGTTATATGGTGAAGAAAATAAGGACCGTATTAAGATTATTAATAATGCTATAAACACCAAAACTTTTATTTATAACGAAACTAAAGCTGTTAAAATAAAAAAAGACCTGGGAATAAGTAACAAAAAAGTCATAGGTCATGTAGGTAGATTTAATGAGCAAAAAAATCACATCTTTTTAATTAAAATCTTTTATGAAATGTGGCTTCAAAATAAAAATTTAGTGTTAGTACTAATTGGAGATGGTAATTTAAAGCCAAAAATAGAAGAACAAGTTAAAAAACTAAATATAAAAGATAATGTGAAATTTTTAGGACTCAGAAATGATGTTCCCGATTTATTACAAGCCATAGATATTATATTATTCCCTTCCTTGTATGAAGGATTACCAGTGTCTTTAGTCGAAGCTCAGGCTGCTGGTTTAAAAGTAATAACATCAACTACAGTTGACAAAGAAACAGCTATTACAAAATTAGTTACTTTTTGCGACTTAAAAGAATCTGAAACATATTGGGCTAATCTTGTTTTAAAGCATTTAGAATATGAAAGAAAAAACATGTTTAAAGCCATTTTAGATGCCCAATATGACATAGAAGAAAACACTAATAAATTGCAACAATTTTATATAGAAACTGCTATGTAATTTTAATTCTAAACATAAAAAACCTGATATTGAACTGTATGCAAAATAAGATAAATTTAGACCTATCATATCTAATAACTATAATAAAATTAGCATTAAATAGAAAAAATAAAATGTAAATAAATTACTTTTATATATTTGCTTATAAATCTTAATTCGTGCTAATTACGAGTATTTATCTTTATGAAAAAAAAAATCATAAGAGTTGTTACTTCAGGAGTATCATTAAAACTAATCTCTGGACAATTAAAATATTTAAATGAACAATATGAAGTACAAGGTGTGGCATCCAATGACACTAATTTAAGTTTGGTTGAACAAAGTGAAGGAATCAAAATACACCCTATTAAAATGGTGCGTCCCATTTCTTTAATCAATGACTTAAAATCACTATATAATCTATATCGTTTATTTAAGAAAGAAAAGCCTTTTGTTGTACATTCCATAACTCCAAAAGCGGGTTTGTTAAGCATGATGGCGGCTTACTTAGCTAGAGTTCCTCATAGAATGCATACATTTACTGGACTTATATTCCCTACAAAAGAAGGGGTTATGAAAAAAATACTGATAACTACCGATAAAATACTTTGTGCCTGTGCCACACAAATATATCCAGAAGGTTATGGTGTTAAACAAGATTTGGAAAATTATAACATTACATCAAAACCATTAAAGGTATTAGCAAATGGCAATATAAACGGGTTAGACCTTGATTATTTTTCTAAAGAACATTTTAACGAACAAAAACAACAACTAATTCGAAAAGAATTAAATATTACAAATAACGAATTTGTATTTGTGTTTGTAGGACGACTTGTTAAAGACAAAGGTATTAACGAATTAGTTTCCGTTTTTAATAAAAACTTTAAAATCACAGACCAAGCAACCCTATTATTAGTAGGCGATTATGAAGAAACATTAGACCCTCTGCTTCCTGAAACAATTAATAATATAAAAACCAATACCAAAATAATTGAAACAGGTTGGGTAAACGATGTACGTCCTTATTTTTCAATAGCAAATGCACTTGTATTTCCTAGCTATCGAGAAGGTTTTCCTAATGTAGTCATGCAAGCAGGAGCTATGGGACTACCTGCTCTTGTGACTGATATAAATGGTAGTAACGAAATTATTATAGAAGGTGAAAATGGGGCTATAATTCCCGCAAAAGATGAAGCAAGTTTATACGTAAAAATGCGCGAGTTTTATGAAAACAAAAATAAATTTCAAGCATCAGTTTGCAGAGAGCTTATTACAACGAGATATGAAAGACAAAAGGTTTGGGAAGCAGTACTTAACGAATATAAAAGCCTTTCATAAAACCGCCTAAAAAGTTAATAGACACCCTATATTACTAAAAATTCATATGCACAAATACTTAATGTCTTATTAGTTCTTTTTTTATAAGAATTAATAGAATGGTTTTATTATTCTAAGTTTACAGGTAATAACATTTTCTTTTTGTGCTGATTGACCAAATATTACTTAACATGATTAGAACATTCATATGGTCTTTTTACTAAAAAACCACATTCGTCGTGAAAATGCATTATAATAACGTTTTAATTATTTTGAAAATGTGATAAAATAAATATAATTATATATTTGAAATCACAATAGCTGTTGACTTTTAATTTAGTAAAAATGATCCTCCTTAAAAACCATATATAAAGGTATGAATGATGTTAAAGTAATAAATCTTTCTAAAAAAGTTTTACGAGATTACTTAGAGAATGACAAATATTGGTGCCATAAAACTACAGCCTTAGCTAAAAGCAAAGTAATATGGCTATTGAATAATGATAGAATGGGAGAAGATGATGTTTGTGGTGTTATTGCTGAAGAAAACAACATCATTATTGGACTTGTTTATATGATTCCAGACACAACTCTAACTTCTGAAAAAATTGAAAAAAAAATATATTGGATGATGTATTGGTGGATTGCTGATAAATACAATGGCAATGTATTATCCACATACATCTATAGTGAAGCTTTAAGATTAGCAAAAAATCAAGTAGTCGTGAAATCTTTTGCAGAAAATGCTCATAGTTTTTACAAAAAAATGCCTTTTAAAACCATCATGTCAAGACCAAGATATACTATTTTCTTTAGTCTAGATCCTGATATTCTTATTGCTAAATTCAAATTTATAAAACCTTTAAAATTTATTTTAAATGGTTTAGACTATTTAGTTACAAAAGCCTTACAGGTATACAATAAGTCAAAATTAAAAAGTAATACTGAAAATTTAAATTATGAGTATATTAATGAGTTAGACACTCAAGCATGGGCATTTATAGAACCCTTGTGTAAAAAAGACTTTATATACAAAACAAAAAAGTATGTGAATTGGCAGATTAGCAAACTACAATACATACAAACTCCAATTAATTTAAAAACCCCTTATTCATCTTTAGCTACAGGTATTTCTAAAAATATTGCCATACATAACCTAAAAGTTTTAAAAGAACATAAAATCATTGGATTTATTTCCTTTGTTGTAAACTACAATGAATTAAACGTCAAGTATTTTTTGGCTGAAAATGGAGAAAACTATAATTTATGTGTAGATGCCTTGATTGAGAATTTTATTAAACTTCAAAAAAAGTACATTTTTACTGATGATACAAAGTTAGCAAATAGCATTAAACAAAGATTCAGAACTATTTTTACACATCAAGTGGATAAAAAAGCTTTGGCGCATCAAGATGTAGATATAAACTTTGAAAATCAAGAAATACTAAATAGTGATGGCCATTTTTACTAATTTAAGCCAAGTTGTATATAAATTAACAAGCTTGTAAAATGAGTAAATAACTATCTGAAATTACAATAGTAATTGAGTAAAGATTTGAAAAACAATGATTCAAATAAAAAAAAATGGAATTTATAAAAGCTCTACAAAAATCATTAATTAAACATGCAGAGCGTGAGGCTTTTTGCATCAATAATGTTTTTTACACTTATAGTGATTTTAATCTTGAAATTTCAAAAATTAGAGTTGCTATTCAGAACAACACCAAAAAAACAGATACGTTAATAGGCCTTGTAACTAATGATGATATCTACACCTATGCGAGTATTGTAGCCTTATGGCTTGAAGGAAAAGCTTATGTGCCTGTAAACCCTGAAGTACCTTTAGATAGAAACACACATATCTTACAATCTATTAATACGCATTTTATTATAGATTCTTCCAAAATTTCCAACTATAATAATCTAAATCTTACAGTAATTAATCCCACTGAGGGGGAAATTCCATGTAAGATAAATTTATGTCCAGTAGCAAATATTCATAGTGAAGATTTAGCATACATTTTATTTACATCGGGTTCAACAGGTGTGCCAAAAGGAGTTTCTATTACTTTTAAAAATGTGAATGGATTTGTAAATGCTATCAATGAAGATCCTGGGTTTGAATTAATGCCAACGGATAAGTGTTTGCAAATGTTTGAACTCACTTTTGACATGTCTGTTGTATCGTATTTAATGCCTTTATTAAGTGGAGCTTCTATTTACACCATACCAAGTAAAGCTATCAAATATTTTCAGGTATACAAATTGTTAAAAGAGTATAAACTTACAGTGCTAACCTTAGTTGCTTCAATAATTCACTATTTACGTCCTTATTTTAAAGAGATTAACGAAACACAAGTACGCTATTGTAGCTTTGCTGGAGGAGCACTACATGATGATATTGCTTCAGAATGGAGTGACTGTATACCAAATTCTAAAATTTATAATTATTATGGACCAACAGAAACAACTATTTATAGCGGCTTTTATCTTTATGAAAAGCAGAACAATACAAAAGCACATAATGGTATTATTTCAATAGGCAAACCTATGGGGGATTTGAAATACATGGTAGTAAATGAAAATAACGAAGAAGTTCCTTTAAAAACAACAGGCGAACTATGTATTTCAGGAAGCCAAGTAACACCGGGGTATTGGAATAACCCAGAACTTAATAATACTGTTTTTTTTAGTGTAGATGATAATGGGACTCCACTTATATATTACAAAACAGGCGATTTATGTTTTAAAGATCATGAAGGTGATTACTTATATGTGGGAAGAGCCGATTTTCAAGTTAAAATAAGAGGCTATCGAGTAGAGTTATCGGAAATTGAATTTCATGCTAAAGTTAAAGCCCCTATTAAAGTAAATATGGTAGCCATAGATATAGAAAACAATTTAGGGAATGCCGAATTAGGTTTAGCTATAGAATCTACCCCTTTTAATACGGATGAAATTTTTGAGTACATGAAAACAAAACTCCCTAATTACATGATACCGATGCATGTGGAATTTATAAAAGAATTTCCACACAGTATAAATGGTAAAATTGATAGAAAAGCATTAAGAACTCACTTCAAAATAAATTAAAATAATGAACAAAGAAGATATTGTATTTAAAATTAGGCAAGCTTTTATTAAAGTTTTAGAACATGAAAACTTTCAACTAAGCGATGAAACAACGGCCAATGATGTTGATGGCTGGGAATCTATAACTCATATGATGATTATCAATGAAATAGAAAAAAGCTTTGATATTAAATTTAAACTCATGGACTTAATGAACATGAATAATGTAGGAGATTTAATTAAGGCTATTGAATCTGAGATTCAACATTAAAGCCTAAAAAATCGAGTAACTTTTATAAGGCCATCAATTGTTTTTATTAACATTTTAGTGTCATACGTTAAAACAATTTTTCCAGGCAAACAGTTGGCATACATATCTAATAATGGTTTATGTAATATTTTTTCAGCGGCTATTATTTTATATTTTTTATTATCAATAGAACAAAAACTTCCTTGTGTTTCAATACCAAAACTTTTAATAGTAAGCAGTATTTGATCCGTATTATGACTATTAAAATCAATGGTTTGCATTACTTCAGTCCTATTAAAATACGAGGGGTTGCCTTTTTGTTTTCTGCCAATATTTTTAAAATTACTTGCCTTTAATTTATTCCAACCCTGTTTAAAAACAACACCTTCTAATTTCATAGCTAAATGGTACAAAAGACCTAAATCTATATCTTTGGTAAGCTTCTGTTTTTTTTGGTAAATAATGTCTCCAGTATCTATTCCTTTGTCTATATAATGCATCGTTGCACCATAAAAATCATAATGGGCATAAAACACACCATTTAGGGGTGTTTTACCTTGCAAGTAAGGGAGATAAGTTGGATGTATATTGATTAAAATTTGATGTTTTTTAAAACGTTCTACAGGAAAAATAATAGGACAACCATTTGAAATTAATATATCAAATTCAATATCAATTAGCATTTTAAGAAAATCCTTTTTCTTTTCAAGAGAAAATACATCATGCGGAATACCATTATCAATTAAAATAGTTTCAAGCAGACTTCCTTTAAGAGCGTAAATCTTAAGGTTAACCAAACTCTCACACGCTATAAGCTGTTCTAACACATTATAGCGTGAACCTAAAAAAACAATTATCTTATTATTCATTTTATTTATTAAATAATTAAAACTAATAATTTGTAAAGTTATTTAATTTATTTTGCATCATCATATCCTTTTAGATGAAATTATAACACACATAACATGAAAAAAAATAATAAAGGCATAGGTTCCTTCTTCCCTTTTATTGAAAATAACGTTGATAAATTTCTTGCAAATAAAACAAGTTTTAATCCAGAGGATAAAATGTTGTTTTATACCGGTAGGCAAGCTATTAAATATATCATAGAGTTAATTGCGTTAGAAAAAAAATCATTCATAATCTGGTTGCCAGAATATTATTGCATGCATGTTACCCATTGGTTAAAATCTAACTATTCTAATATAAAGACATATAAAACCAATCCTTCCAAAGCACAGTTTAGTATTAATGCTTTTGAATTTGCATCTGATAACGATGTTGTTATTATAAATAATTTTTGGGGAATTCATGATTGCATAATTAACAAAGGAGATAAAAAAATAGTGACTATTGAAGATCACTCTCACGGATGGCTTAGTAATAGCTGTATAAACAGTAAAGCTGATTATTGTATGACATCTTTAAGAAAAACATTACCTATTCCACTTGGAGGCATGGTATGGAGCCCTAAAAACCATCCTGTTAAAAAAAATGTGCCTTTGTTAGAATCCCATGCCTATGAGGCTATTTGGAATAAGATACAAAACGCAATGCAATTAAAACACGATTTTGAAAAAACAGGTGATTTAACACTAAAAGAAAAAAGCCTGTTATTAATAAGTGAAACAGAATTGGCTTTACATCAAAACTATAGCTTAACACAAATACATCCTACACATGAAAAAACAATAAAAGAATTTTTAAGTATAAATTATAGTGCTTTCAAATTACAAAATTTACAAAAACTAAGTGCTTGCATTAAGCCCAATGATAATTTTGAAATTATTGCTCATCATTCAAGTAGAACTTTTGGACTTATATTATATATAAATAACGAGGCCTATTTAGATCAATTAAGATCTCATTTAATTGATAATAATATTTACCCATCACTATTGTGGCCTAATAACAAAAAAGAATATGGTTATTATTTAAATATACACGTAGACTTTAGATATACATGTGATGATATGCACTATATTGCAGATGCATTAAACGCTTTTAATCACATAAATCATTTATAAATATATTCCACCTCATTTTTTTATAGTTAACCCCTCATCGAATAAAAATCACTAAAAACGGTATTTTACAATACTTAATATTAATAATGATATTTTTGAATGAGATTTAAACATATTATGTACCAGTATTTTTTTAAAAGAATTATAGATATAAGCTTCTCTTTTATAGCATTAATTTTGCTATCACCCATATTTTTAATTGTAGCTGTAACACTTTTTATTTTAAATAAGGATACCCCATTTTTTTTTCAAAAACGACCAGGTAAAAATGAAAAAATTTTTAGCATCATAAAATTTAAGTCCATGTCTGACAAAAAAGACGCTAATGGAAATCTTTTACCAGATGATGAAAGAGTTACGCCGTTTGGTAATTTTATTAGAAAATACTCTTTGGACGAAATACCTCAATTATTAAATATACTATATGGTGATATGAGTTTAATTGGCCCAAGACCCTTAAGAGTTCAATATCTACCCTTTTATACTGAAAAAGAAAAAGTTAGGCATAACATCAAACCTGGAGTTACTGGTTTAGCTCAAGTATCTGGAAGAAATTCATTAAATTGGGATACAAAATTAGCCTTAGATATTGAATATGTTGAAAATATGTCATTTTTATTAGACACAAAAATATTTTTAAAAACTATCAAAAAAGTATTTCATGCAAGTGATATAGCACTTGGAGAAAATATAATTGACTTAAACGAATACAGAACTGTTAATAAAAAAAATGTATAAAGTAACTAAAAGATTCATAGATTTTTTTTCTGCATTAATCGTGTTTATTTTCCTTTTTCCAATTTTCCTGACAACACTTATCTGTTTATTTGTAGTAAACAATGGCAAGCCTTTTTTTTTACAAGAAAGACCTGGTAAAAACGGAAAAATATTTAAGATCATAAAGTTTAAAACGATGCGTGATTTAAAACCAAATCAAAACACAGACATCCATAACTTAAATAGAGTAACTAAAATAGGTCATTTTATTAGAACTTATTCTTTAGATGAAATTCCACAACTTATAAATGTAATTAAGGGTGACATGAGTATTGTAGGCCCAAGACCCTTACTCCCATCCTACTTGCCTCTATATAATGATTTTCAAAAACAACGTCATAATGTTAAACCAGGAATTACGGGTTGGGCACAAGTAAAAGGAAGGAATGCTATTTCTTGGGAATTAAAATTTGAATATGACGTTTGGTATGTTAAACATAGCTCCCTATTGTTAGATTTAAAAATTATATTATTAACCATTAAAAGAATAATAGTACCAGAAGGGATTAACACAAATGAAGGTGCAAATATGCCTGAATTTACAGGAAGTCAAAAGGAAAATAATACTTAAATAACAGGCCTCAATTACAAGACTTTATTTTATAATAATTTATTATTTAAAACCATTTTTTCGATAAGCTGGAAAAAAGGTAATCCGATGTGCTTTTTTCACTTCTAAACATGCTACATCTGTAGCTACTAAATCTACATTAAGCTGATCTTCAAGCTCTTGGTACATTTTTTCATTAACAATCTTTCTACCTGTATAAAAAATGAGGTCTTTATCATTAGGGAAAAATGTTTTTTTATACTGATAAAGACTATCCCCATCTTCCCTACCGCCTCCTAACAAATAATATTTATATTGATGAGCTCGTGCCCATTTCATCACTTCAATTTTTAAAAAGTCATTAGGTCTGTAATTGAAATAATCTGACAGTGTCCCTCCTAAGAATGAATACAAAGTATCGCCTGAAATTAATATCAGTTCTGTTGATATGGCTACAGTATCTTTATAAACAATAGCAATCATAAAATTATCACCACTTAACTTGATGATGTTTTTAAAATAATTAATAGAATAGCGATATTCTTGATCTGCTCCAATACGAGACATGGTTTGAATGTAAATATCATAAAACTGTTTGATATCTGCCTCGCCTAAACCTGTATGTAAAA is a window from the Pseudalgibacter alginicilyticus genome containing:
- a CDS encoding glycosyltransferase family 1 protein yields the protein MMNKPTRILQVLTIMNRGGAENMIMNYYRSIDKSKIQFDFLLHRKDEGAFDDEILSLGGKLFKMDPISVKSYSNYKKQLKSFFTDHPEYHIVHSHLDTLSFIVLKAAKEAGVNIRIGHNHLAIEPFGLKKIFKKQTDLKEVLKDLFKFSIRSKVGKYATHYFACGEKAGVWLYGEENKDRIKIINNAINTKTFIYNETKAVKIKKDLGISNKKVIGHVGRFNEQKNHIFLIKIFYEMWLQNKNLVLVLIGDGNLKPKIEEQVKKLNIKDNVKFLGLRNDVPDLLQAIDIILFPSLYEGLPVSLVEAQAAGLKVITSTTVDKETAITKLVTFCDLKESETYWANLVLKHLEYERKNMFKAILDAQYDIEENTNKLQQFYIETAM
- a CDS encoding glycosyltransferase family 4 protein; its protein translation is MKKKIIRVVTSGVSLKLISGQLKYLNEQYEVQGVASNDTNLSLVEQSEGIKIHPIKMVRPISLINDLKSLYNLYRLFKKEKPFVVHSITPKAGLLSMMAAYLARVPHRMHTFTGLIFPTKEGVMKKILITTDKILCACATQIYPEGYGVKQDLENYNITSKPLKVLANGNINGLDLDYFSKEHFNEQKQQLIRKELNITNNEFVFVFVGRLVKDKGINELVSVFNKNFKITDQATLLLVGDYEETLDPLLPETINNIKTNTKIIETGWVNDVRPYFSIANALVFPSYREGFPNVVMQAGAMGLPALVTDINGSNEIIIEGENGAIIPAKDEASLYVKMREFYENKNKFQASVCRELITTRYERQKVWEAVLNEYKSLS
- a CDS encoding AMP-binding protein; amino-acid sequence: MEFIKALQKSLIKHAEREAFCINNVFYTYSDFNLEISKIRVAIQNNTKKTDTLIGLVTNDDIYTYASIVALWLEGKAYVPVNPEVPLDRNTHILQSINTHFIIDSSKISNYNNLNLTVINPTEGEIPCKINLCPVANIHSEDLAYILFTSGSTGVPKGVSITFKNVNGFVNAINEDPGFELMPTDKCLQMFELTFDMSVVSYLMPLLSGASIYTIPSKAIKYFQVYKLLKEYKLTVLTLVASIIHYLRPYFKEINETQVRYCSFAGGALHDDIASEWSDCIPNSKIYNYYGPTETTIYSGFYLYEKQNNTKAHNGIISIGKPMGDLKYMVVNENNEEVPLKTTGELCISGSQVTPGYWNNPELNNTVFFSVDDNGTPLIYYKTGDLCFKDHEGDYLYVGRADFQVKIRGYRVELSEIEFHAKVKAPIKVNMVAIDIENNLGNAELGLAIESTPFNTDEIFEYMKTKLPNYMIPMHVEFIKEFPHSINGKIDRKALRTHFKIN
- a CDS encoding acyl carrier protein encodes the protein MNKEDIVFKIRQAFIKVLEHENFQLSDETTANDVDGWESITHMMIINEIEKSFDIKFKLMDLMNMNNVGDLIKAIESEIQH
- a CDS encoding formyltransferase family protein; protein product: MNNKIIVFLGSRYNVLEQLIACESLVNLKIYALKGSLLETILIDNGIPHDVFSLEKKKDFLKMLIDIEFDILISNGCPIIFPVERFKKHQILINIHPTYLPYLQGKTPLNGVFYAHYDFYGATMHYIDKGIDTGDIIYQKKQKLTKDIDLGLLYHLAMKLEGVVFKQGWNKLKASNFKNIGRKQKGNPSYFNRTEVMQTIDFNSHNTDQILLTIKSFGIETQGSFCSIDNKKYKIIAAEKILHKPLLDMYANCLPGKIVLTYDTKMLIKTIDGLIKVTRFFRL
- a CDS encoding sugar transferase; translated protein: MYQYFFKRIIDISFSFIALILLSPIFLIVAVTLFILNKDTPFFFQKRPGKNEKIFSIIKFKSMSDKKDANGNLLPDDERVTPFGNFIRKYSLDEIPQLLNILYGDMSLIGPRPLRVQYLPFYTEKEKVRHNIKPGVTGLAQVSGRNSLNWDTKLALDIEYVENMSFLLDTKIFLKTIKKVFHASDIALGENIIDLNEYRTVNKKNV
- a CDS encoding sugar transferase, with amino-acid sequence MYKVTKRFIDFFSALIVFIFLFPIFLTTLICLFVVNNGKPFFLQERPGKNGKIFKIIKFKTMRDLKPNQNTDIHNLNRVTKIGHFIRTYSLDEIPQLINVIKGDMSIVGPRPLLPSYLPLYNDFQKQRHNVKPGITGWAQVKGRNAISWELKFEYDVWYVKHSSLLLDLKIILLTIKRIIVPEGINTNEGANMPEFTGSQKENNT
- a CDS encoding GNAT family N-acetyltransferase gives rise to the protein MELQVHKILNDDDLSSYLKHVESFEVINPFYKIWYSYVSENTQDRLKYFTFSDSKGSLLILMPFILREIPYKSDQTYYDVISPYGYSGPIFNDSLSRGYLIKFWECVDAWYKNNQVVSEFIRFSLNHNYHFYSGNLVPTLTNVNGQIIDEASQWANFKQKVRNNYRKSAKENLQIKFLHTGLGEADIKQFYDIYIQTMSRIGADQEYRYSINYFKNIIKLSGDNFMIAIVYKDTVAISTELILISGDTLYSFLGGTLSDYFNYRPNDFLKIEVMKWARAHQYKYYLLGGGREDGDSLYQYKKTFFPNDKDLIFYTGRKIVNEKMYQELEDQLNVDLVATDVACLEVKKAHRITFFPAYRKNGFK